ACTTTGTGACAGGCCCTGTTGGAGAGGACATGTTTCACTGGCAGGCTACAATAATGGGGCCCTCTGATAGCCCTTATGCTGGGGGTGTTTTTTTGGTCACGATCCATTTTCCTCCGGATTATCCATTCAAGCCTCCTAAGGTATCTTACAATTGCAAATTACTTTGAGTTAATGATGTCTCTGCTGGCGACTATTCTATTTGCAGATGCCTTCTTATTTGATTTTGCATATTGGAAGTTTGGAACCTAGTTTTCTTGCTTTTTTGACTGTTTTTTGCTAGAGTGTTTTTAGTGATGTTCATATAGATCTCCTAGTAATGAGCTTGTAGTTGTGGTGCATAATTTTGAGTCATTGCGACCAAGAAGAGAAGTTGATTTTTGCTGTTAACTGATCGTGTGTCATTAGTGGAGCCTTCTCTGGCTTTATTTTCTATGCTTGTTTGTTAGACTGTCACCTTGCATGAGAAAcacattttcaagattttagtCTAACGCACATATAAAAGCATGAGTATGTTTATAGAATGGTATGTGTTATGCTACTTATATCAGCATGGGACACAATGCTTGTCTTTGTAACTTTTGGTCTAGATTAAGGTGAttaaggaggaattgagattTCATCTtccaattttgtttttaatagtGCCTTGGACTATGCATACTTTTACATCATTTATAGAAAGAATGAAAGGGATTCTCTTTGGGGAGGGTTGAGAGTTCAGCTTCTTTAGAATCAAGTTGGTCAGTCTGGTTCAAATCACAGATTTCTTGCAGAAAAAAAATCCTCTACGAGACTTCAAATGTACGGATTTGCTGATCCATGATCAATATCAACTAGGCTAAGTGGTCTGCATGACTCATTTATGTTTTATACACACATACTGGTCAATGATGATTTTTTCCCAAATTACTGATTGACAGttgattaatataaaagatCACCATCTTTCGGCTAAGGTTgcatcaagaaaaaataaataaaaaatacacacATACTGATACTCACACACAAGAAAGATAAAGGAAAAGGAAATACATAGATCTATTTGGAGCAAGTGATTATTGAGGATTTAGATGGCTACCACACTAGTCTATATTGAGGCATGGTTGATAGCGCtatttagaaaattttcatgTCAAACTAATTGTTTCTCTTGTAAACCTTTAGTTGGTGAACCTGAACATGTGAATTCATGTGCATCAGCTTATAAACTGCAGTTTCCCTCTAGACTTTATTGTGTAACATTTATTCGTTAAATCCTTGCAGGTTGCTTTTAGGACAAAAGTTTTCCATCCAAATATCAATAGCAATGGGAGTATATGCTTGGACATACTGAAGGAGCAGTGGAGCCCTGCCTTAACTATTTCCAAGGTCCTTTCTTACCTTTATCTGCTGAGCAATAATACAAGCTATGAAAACATACCTATTCCGAGGCTTGGGACCTTCATGATATAAGTGCCTTTTCAAATAGATTTTGATTCATTAGCTAATTGTGTATAATCTGTAGGATAGCTAATGAAATTTTATCGACTCTTTAAAAGGGAAAGATCATTTAATTGGGCATCATAGATAATAGGTGACCTAATATTATTCCTTAATAGCTTTAGGGAGCaatgatgaaaatattttaaccgTCTAATGTGTCCTTCATAAAGCACTTTGATTTTGGTTGCATAGGATAAGATATTGTCCCCGATTCTCTGCTAGTAGCatcatttgtttttttctgAAATTATGAGTTCTGTTAAATGGCTTTCCAAGACCAGTTAAAACTGGTTTGTGTTTCGCGAAGCATGTTGTGTTATTTATGTTTCTTAAGGTGGGAAAGGATTCTGGATTACATTTCAGGTTTTGCTTTCAATTTGCTCACTTTTGACGGACCCAAACCCTGATGACCCCTTGGTTCCTGAGATTGCTCACATGTACAAGACTGACAAGTCCAAATACGAAGGAACCGCCAGGAGTTGGACCCAGAAGTATGCCATGGGTTAAAAAATTTAACCCTATGATGGCTTGAATTgatataaacaaaaacaaatttcaaatgttttatcttCTCTATTCTCCATTAACAATGTGTAGAATAGCATTAGGCGTTGCTTCTCTACAGGAAGAACGATAATGCTTTGAATTTGTTTATGTATGAATGCTAATATTTGAACTTTGAACATGTGTGGGAAGCGTATGTATCTGCTTTTTGACTGTTTCTGTTGGTTTGACTATCTATTTGTGTAATTATTTCCGTACTTCAAAAGCCTTTTGTAAATTCTACCGTGTTTATTTATACGGATAACTATAGTTCAGCCTGGATATACTTGCTTCCCTCCATGTTTTGGAGTCTATTCGGTAATATGTCCGAGTTAGTTTGTGTGCATCTACAACCAAAGTTTCAGCAGAAATCACCTAGCTTGTCTTCCTTGGAACTCAAACCTTATTACTTCGGTCCGATTCTTCTGCAACTAACCATCTAGCAATGGAGGTTTATTCATTGCCAgacttttctctcttctttgtaTCGTTCCAATTATTTCGGATCTCTCCGAAAGGACCATTGCTTACATGATTGAATGTGTAGGAGAATTAGTGTTGTTGATCCTTTGCTTGGATCCTGAGAGTTAAAAAGTGAGTGAAAAGAGATGAAAATCATATTCTTTTATCTGATAAGTTGTCGAAGAAtccactttttctttttttaccaaCGTGAGTCACATTTGGCAATgatttacattttcttttttttcttgttgctAATTCTGCAACtactatttattttctttatgtaaTATAGCAAGTATATAATATGAAACCACGATAAAGAAAAAACAGCAAGCCAGCCTAGTATAGCAACgtaacttaagttaattaatacgTTACCAAACCTTTCGATGATAAAGATATATAAATGATTTCGACTTATTTAGTTGTTTTTCTattatttgaattcattatttgtacatattaaataagtttctaagaTAAAAATCAGTTTGAACCATAATACTGTATATGTAAATGACAAAGATAGACCCACAATTCAGAATTCTAGTCATTTAAAACTATTGAGTTTttagttaataatttttatatgcgtgtttaataaatattatacaaaaataaattttggattaaaattattgagttgAGTCGAATTCGTACCAAAGCACAACTCTACCCCATATTGAGTACGAATACGAGAACGTGTGGGACAGTTAACAGCTAAAGGTTTCAGCAGCAGACAAAACTTGCTATGAAAAGATTACCACttgcaaaaaaagaagaagacaacTATGCGACTTTCTaggtttcaatttgtttgttctATTTTAACTTGAcataaagttaaataaaatttaaaatatttttgaatctcattatcttaaactaaagatatatcaaatacatcaaaatgtactttagttttgtaattttaatataaatttaaaattaaaaaagataagACAACCAAATTGAGACGAACAGAACATAAAAATGATTAGGCTAAAGTATACCAAATCCAGACCACTAAAGTAGGAACAGAGCTCTACCTTACATTCCAAGTGATCTTAAAAATTTCccaaacaaaaaacaaaacatgaaaataagCGGAATTTTAAAAAGCAAAGGCAAGGTAGCCTTTTCAAgtataaaatgaattgattGATGCTGCATTTTTTTTACCATATGATATATGAAGATGCATAATACTACTTATACAGATTTGCATAATCTTAGTGAGAGAACAGAGGTTTTATATCATGAAATTAGTGATAGAATCCGTCGTGAAGAAATTAATTTCTGTACACATTGTGCTGAACATGGTCGTTATTGCGGAATTGTAGACCTCACAATGGAAGATAAGGAGAAATTGATTTCAATTCAAGACTCATTAAAGGATCTTCAGAACATCCTCCAGCTCTACCAGGTTCTGATTATtagttctttttcttcttttttttttctaattatgaGTAACGATTTTAGATGAGACAGTCATACACGACTCAATATACAAGTCATCATGGGTTTGAGTCTAGTTGTAAAATTACATAGATCGACACTGCTTACGTAAAATTCTGTACTTGTACAATGCAGGCATTAGAGTCTCGGCAGCAGAGACATCACAACGGGGCGCTTGTCCGGTTGGAAGCAAGTAGAATGATACTGATAGACAAATTAAATAAGTATCCAACATGGGGAAAGAAACTACAAGTGATTGAAGAACTAAAAGAGTATTTTGGCAAAGGCATTACAGATGCATTAtcattttctgaaaattttgaaaaaacagAACAGAAACAGAGTGAAGATGAGAAAGACAAAAAGAATAGTTCAAGTTtgttgatcatttgcataaaaAGTTTATTTAATCCATGGAATTGGTATCGTGTGACAAGAATTGCTGCGATAGCATTGATATTTAACGTTTACAGGAATAGAATGCAAGATAAGAATAAGATGTCTGGTCCAAGATTGCAAATAGGCTGTTTAGATAGCCAATTAGCTGTTTCATATGGAAAGGGATAACTCATAAACATGAGTGTAAAGTAAGAGTAGGACCATAAGAATCAATTGTACACAATCTTATCCTGCATTTCTGCAATACATTATTTCCACAGTTCAAACATGTGACCCTCCTGATCACATGACAACAACTAACAACTATAGTAGCTACACCAACACTTCCTTTCAAGGAAAGGGATGATCGTGTgtactttttttatataaaaaaaaaaaattcaatcaaaagAATATACTTCAAGTTGTTTGCTGAATAGCCTTGAGTTAATAGTGATGAGTATGATTCCAATTTATTTGTGTAAggcatacatatatatatattataaagtatACCCTATGTgcatacatattttttaaactacATGGTCCAAAGGTGTTGGGCAATAATTTTCTCTAAAGGAGAATTGTTATAAATCATCCCCAACCCCATGTAGATACTTGCTAAAATGTTAATATGAGTGAAAACATAGTAAAATATCacgaaataaaattttgaactcataaaatcaaaagtacaacgAGTACGATAATACTAAGAAATTAATAGGTCCAAAGAAAAGCTCCCATGGCAAACTTCCTCTTATGGTTTACATCACCATGAATTGGAAGTCCATATTGTGTAAGCAAACAATCCACCTTCCATTCTTCCATACTCTCATAATCAACCTTTGTATATTTTGGGTAATGCAATGGCATTTGAAATCCAATTCCCCCACAATCATTTGATCGTGCCATCGACTCCATACTTCTGCATGACACTTTAttattttcgatcctaacacATCGTGCTCCACCATATGCTCGTGTCATCGACTCGACACCAACACCACTCACTTTTTCCCCTCTCTTTCTATAgttacaataataattaatatatgctTTGGAAATATAAGATTAATAATGTTTTGTGTATTTATAGAGGAATTGGAAGAGAGAGAGTTCATTAAGCAAATTAAATTATGGATATTGTCGAGGTAGATGTGTGGTTTATTATATTACTTTAGTGGTGATATATTTTGATAGTAACGAAGGATTTAATGTTGTTTTTCTATGTGATTTATGCTGATGAATACAATGAATAAGAAAACCAACAAgttgttaaaataaaatttaaatttggggataataactataaaaaatgttatgtttattaaattaataagtgatagtttaaatatgaaatttacacACTAAAATAGTGGTGTCAAAAATGAACCTTTAtgcaaaaatacataaattggTCTCCTAAACTTGTCCACACTttcattttgacattttaactAGAACTAATTCATTTcagtattatatttattttcttaaagagTTAACTGTAAAACACATTTAAACAATCAATTTTTCGTGACTTTTAAACCTTTGTATCCATTGTTCTATTTACATAACTAATTGTCTATCTTTTTAAGAGTTTCATATCTCAATTATCACTTCTATATCTTAAAATAGACCTCGATATTGCATTTCCCTTTCCATGTCTTTTGTTCAAGCTTATACTGAAAGTGCAAGAGGGAGTGGGGTAGATATACTTCACATAGTTTCAATATATggtattaataattcaaatttacattttgaagttttctatttttaataatatataattaaatatggtATGTATATATTGACTAGACGTAAATATATCGTGCAGATAAATTTTTATCCCTTTATTTAAACAGTTAACAATGACGTGTATTTATTGACTAAGTGTatcttaagaaaatatataaaaatctttCCGAGACCAAATTTGTTCTAAGAAATTTATAACCAAAATTGGACCAAAATATCTCGATTTACTTgatataattttactatatgaTATTAGTAATTAAACTTTGCACTTCGGAGATTttcacttttaataatatatgattaactATGACATGTACATATAGGCTAGGCGTAAATATCTTGTGCATGTAATTTTTTACCGTTTTATTTAAAGCAGTTAACTATGGTGTGTGTTTATTGACTAGgtgtaatttgaaaaaaattgtaaaactCCTTTCTAGACCAAATTAttctaatcaatatatatatatatatatatatatatataaatctgaaTCCAAAACCGCTGATGTGACACCTCTATATGGCctccatttgtttttttttttttgttttttttaattcttttcataaaatatttttttattaattataaaattcaatcatatttaatattgtaaTCATATGAAATGAGTTACAAAAAAACCCCATCTATTGACATTCTCTACTTAAATAGCATgtctttttgattttcttttaaccatttttatgacttattttatctataataCCAATCATCTATGGAGATGTTGCATGTTCATTtccattttttcattctttctttttagtagtataatcttttaattttattttgttcatcgttttcttcatcaattatgtagttaaagaataaaaaaagaagacataGAAAGATGATGTCACGATATgatcttcactttgatgaaaataatttgtatattctTTAAAGATTCATCACATATTTGGTACAAGtacaacaaaatgaagaaagaaactTAATTATCTTGGAGATTCATGCATAGAGAGTTGTAGTAGTATAAAAGTTTGAttgattttcaaacattttgaagaTTTATTGTTGTACTATTTTGATTTcaactaatattattttgttctctttattttatttcttcattttgaacaaaaaaatgattattccattcattgttgtagttgttgaaGATGAAAAGATGCACAAATATATNNNNNNNNNNNNNNNNNNNNNNNNNNNNNNNNNNNNNNNNNNNNNNNNNNNNNNNNNNNNNNNNNNNNNNNNNNNNNNNNNNNNNNNNNNNNNNNNNNNNNNNNNNNNNNNNNNNNNNNNNNNNNNNNNNNNNNNNNNNNNNNNNNNNNNNNNNNNNNNNNNNNNNNNNNNNNNNNNNNNNNNNNNNNNNNNNNNNNNNNNNNNNNNNNNNNNNNNNNNNNNNNNNNNNNNNNNNNNNNNNNNNNNNNNNNNNNNNNNNNNNNNNNNNNNNNNNNNNNNNNNNNNNNNNNNNNNNNNNNNNNNNNNNNNNNNNNNNNNNNNNNNNNNNNNNNNNNNNNNNNNNNNNNNNNNNNNNNNNNNNNNNNNNNNNNNNNNNNNNNNNNNNNNNNNNNNNNNNNNNNNNNNNNNNNNNNNNNNNNNNNNNNNNNNNNNNNNNNNNNNNNNNNNNNNNNNNNNNNNNNNNNNNNNNNNNNNNNNNNNNNNNNNNNNNNNNNNNNNNNNNNNNNNNNNNNNNNNNNNNNNNNNNNNNNNNNNNNNNNNNNNNNNNNNNNNNNNNNNNNNNNNNNNNNNNNNNNNNNNNNNNNNNNNNNNNNNNNNNNNNNNNNNNNNNNNNNNNNNNNNNNNNNNNNNNNNNNNNNNNNNNNNNNNNNNNNNNNNNNNNNNNNNNNNNNNNNNNNNNNNNNNNNNNNNNNNNNNNNNNNNNNNNNNNNNNNNNNNNNNNNNNNNNNNNNNNNNNNNNNNNNNNNNNNNNNNNNNNNNNNNNNNNNNNNNNNNNNNNNNNNNNNNNNNNNNNNNNNNNNNNNNNNNNNNNNNNNNNNNNNNNNNNNNNNNNNNNNNNNNNNNNNNNNNNNNNNNNNNNNNNNNNNNNNNNNNNNNNNNNNNNNNNNNNNNNNNNNNNNNNNNNNNNNNNNNNNNNNNNNNNNNNNNNNNNNNNNNNNNNNNNNNNNNNNNNNNNNNNNNNNNNNNNNNNNNNNNNNNNNNNNNNNNNNNNNNNNNNNNNNNNNNNNNNNNNNNNNNNNNNNNNNNNNNNNNNNNNNNNNNNNNNNNNNNNNNNNNNNNNNNNNNNNNNNNNNNNNNNNNNNNNNNNNNNNNNNNNNNNNNNNNNNNNNNNNNNNNNNNNNNNNNNNNNNNNNNNNNNNNNNNNNNNNNNNNNNNNNNNNNNNNNNNNNNNNNNNNNNNNNNNNNNNNNNNNNNNNNNNNNNNNNNNNNNNNNNNNNNNNNNNNNNNNNNNNNNNNNNNNNNNNNNNNNNNNNNNNNNNNNNNNNNNNNNNNNNNNNNNNNNNNNNNNNNNNNNNNNNNNNNNNNNNNNNNNNNNNNNNNNNNNNNNNNNNNNNNNNNNNNNNNNNNNNNNNNNNNNNNNNNNNNNNNNNNNNNNNNNNNNNNNNNNNNNNNNNNNNNNNNNNNNNNNNNNNNNNNNNNNNNNNNNNNNNNNNNNNNNNNNNNNNNNNNNNNNNNNNNNNNNNNNNNNNNNNNNNNNNNNNNNNNNNNNNNNNNNNNNNNNNNNNNNNNNNNNNNNNNNNNNNNNNNNNNNNNNNNNNNNNNNNNNNNNNNNNNNNNNNNNNNNNNNNNNNNNNNNNNNNNNNNNNNNNNNNNNNNNNNNNNNNNNNNNNNNNNNNNNNNNNNNNNNNNNNNNNNNNNNNNNNNNNNNNNNNNNNNNNNNNNNNNNNNNNNNNNNNNNNNNNNNNNNNNNNNNNNNNNNNNNNNNNNNNNNNNNNNNNNNNNNNNNNNNNNNNNNNNNNNNNNNNNNNNNNNNNNNNNNNNNNNNNNNNNNNNNNNNNNNNNNNNNNNNNNNNNNNNNNNNNNNNNNNNNNNNNNNNNNNNNNNNNNNNNNNNNNNNNNNNNNNNNNNNNNNNNNNNNNNNNNNNNNNNNNNNNNNNNNNNNNNNNNNNNNNNNNNNNNNNNNNNNNNNNNNNNNNNNNNNNNNNNNNNNNNNNNNNNNNNNNNNNNNNNNNNNNNNNNNNNNNNNNNNNNNNNNNNNNNNNNNNNNNNNNNNNNNNNNNNNNNNNNNNNNNNNNNNNNNNNNNNNNNNNNNNNNNNNNNNNNNNNNNNNNNNNNNNNNNNNNNNNNNNNNNNNNNNNNNNNNNNNN
The window above is part of the Solanum pennellii chromosome 5, SPENNV200 genome. Proteins encoded here:
- the LOC107020648 gene encoding ubiquitin-conjugating enzyme E2 10-like is translated as MASKRILKELKDLQKDPPTSCSAGPVGEDMFHWQATIMGPSDSPYAGGVFLVTIHFPPDYPFKPPKVAFRTKVFHPNINSNGSICLDILKEQWSPALTISKVLLSICSLLTDPNPDDPLVPEIAHMYKTDKSKYEGTARSWTQKYAMG
- the LOC107019835 gene encoding uncharacterized protein LOC107019835, which codes for MKMHNTTYTDLHNLSERTEVLYHEISDRIRREEINFCTHCAEHGRYCGIVDLTMEDKEKLISIQDSLKDLQNILQLYQALESRQQRHHNGALVRLEASRMILIDKLNKYPTWGKKLQVIEELKEYFGKGITDALSFSENFEKTEQKQSEDEKDKKNSSSLLIICIKSLFNPWNWYRVTRIAAIALIFNVYRNRMQDKNKMSGPRLQIGCLDSQLAVSYGKG